The following are from one region of the Juglans regia cultivar Chandler unplaced genomic scaffold, Walnut 2.0 Scaffold_195, whole genome shotgun sequence genome:
- the LOC109021601 gene encoding uncharacterized protein LOC109021601 gives MDDFNQWIHEGGLIDLSAQGSNFSWCNGQSGLARAWAKLDRVLLDANLLSLFPTASCSYLSRTTSDHCPMLAEFFKDTYSNGPPPFRFQQMWVEHPEFIGFIKQVWDVPVLGTGLVILTCKLKKVKVAIREWNKRVFGRTNTHIESLEAKVEGLEGCLQREWDIDAERELVLASDELNSWRRREDIRLAQMAKIKWNMEGDRNSKFFHVWLANKRRKRIKGMRTPDGVEFNSPEEIHNGAVEYFADFLKNTNQSRVFPDLSDLISPVIDVEDCTCLCCTPSLDEVKEALSSIPINSYPGPDGFGAGSSINY, from the coding sequence ATGGATGATTTTAACCAATGGATCCATGAGGGTGGTTTAATTGATTTAAGTGCTCAAGGTAgtaatttttcttggtgtaatggccagagTGGTTTAGCTAGAGCTTGGGCGAAGCTGGATCGTGTGTTATTGGATGCAAATTTATTGTCTTTGTTCCCTACGGCGTCTTGTTCGTACTTATCAAGGACGACTTCAGACCATTGCCCTATGTTGGCTGAATTTTTTAAGGATACTTATTCCAATGGTCCTCCTCCATTtagatttcagcaaatgtgggttgagcatccAGAATTTATTGGTTTTATAAAGCAGGTGTGGGATGTGCCGGTGCTTGGGACGGGGCTTGTCATTCTTACTTGTAAGCTTAAAAAGGTGAAAGTGGCTATTCGTGAATGGAATAAGCGAGTGTTTGGTAGGACTAATACCCATATTGAGTCTTTGGAAGCGAAGGTTGAGGGTCTGGAAGGTTGTTTGCAAAGAGAGTGGGATATTGATGCCGAGAGGGAGCTTGTGCTGGCTTCGGATGAATTAAATTCTTGGAGACGCAGGGAAGATATCAGATTAGCTCAAATggctaaaataaaatggaatatgGAAGGTGAtcgtaattcaaaattttttcatgtatggtTAGCTAATAAACGACGTAAAAGAATAAAAGGGATGAGAACTCCGGATGGGGTAGAGTTTAACTCGccagaagaaattcataatggaGCTGTTGAATATTTTGcggattttcttaaaaatactaaccaGTCACGAGTATTTCCGGATTTATCAGATTTGATTTCACCAGTTATTGATGTTGAGGATTGTACATGTCTTTGTTGTACCCCTTCATTGGATGAAGTAAAGGAGGCTCTTTCTTCGATTCCTATAAACAGTTATCCtgggccagatggttttggagcag